GACTGGGGATGCTCGTGCTGCAGAACAAAAGGCTTCTCTCCTCCCTCCAAATGCCTATACGCATAGAAGTGAATGGGCTCTATGGAAAATTGTAACACGTGTTGAAAACAACAAAGGGAAGATCCATATTGAACATGTACTAAGAACACATTACAATAATGCAGTCATCGGTTTCCATTGTTTTGAATTACTTCGATAGACTGGCTAATGTCAGCTGTTGGCGGGGATATGCCCTGGGATCCTTGTGATACTCGTGAGGATAAGGGGATTGGAAAAGGgatgtttttaaatggaatCAAGTTGTAAAGGCGCTTGTTTTATGGGTGGTGAGAAGTACATTACAGGTGTACACTTGATCTTGGTGGTAGGTGgggtttgaaataaaataattgattattcTTAAAGGGGATAATTCATTTGAAGTACGAGTAGATAAGATTGCAAATTGATTTGAGCAACGACTGAAACTTGTCAAGTACTAAATAAAGGTGCAATTGATTGTTGTCCTCAGGTTTTTTATGGTATTCTTTGGCAGCTTTTTGTCGCCCTCAAGTGGTCAAAAGTTAGCATTGCTTAAAGTTCAgcactaaataaaaaatacattaatgtaCGGATGAAATACAATTTCACTCTACTTAAATTGTGGGAACTTCTCCTGTTTGAACTTCAATATCTATAAGAATTAAAGAGTGTAACTGAGAGACAACAATTCTAGAACtgcaaacatgacattttttttgcagctcgattataaaagaataataaatgatCTATTTATACTTTATAATAAGTGAAAATCTATCACGACCTACTGTTAAATTGGAGCAGCAAATGGCAGacctaaaaaaatagttaacaTAGGTGAGCAATGCAGAAAGTGTCTAGTCAGTCTATGGTAAGAACAACGTTGTTGTGGACAGAGATGTAGACAATAATTGTTTGTTGAATGCCATCACTGGAATTTAAAGATGTCTGCCGTCATTGTCGTGCACGGTGGAGCATGGGCCATTCCCAATGACCTCGGCAAGGCCTCGGTTGATGGCGTAAAGGCATCGGCACGTGAAGGCTTTGCTGTTCTGCAGAAAAATGGAACTGCGCTGGATGCTGTCGAGTCAGCCGTGCGAGCCCTGGAAGATAACACGGTACTTAATGCAGGTAAGCAGAATAATCTTCACTTCTATGCTGACACATCTGGGGCCATTTGGTGTggaaaaacacagaaacaagcattttttttacccaagccCTAATGTAACATGCCCTTTTCATTGGCTGTTTCAGCTGCAACTTCTTGTCAGGTCCATtaactttcagttttttttacccagaaatcaCTGTATGGTGAATATGAGGTTTGGTTTATTGTGGCTGGAAAATGTGTGATATCGTTAAAGGTCACGGAGCAACCCCAAACACAGATGGCGAAGTGGAGATGGATGCCCTCATCGTGGATGGAAAGACATTAGCCTGTGATGCTGTGTCGTCTGTAAAGAATATCGCTAATCCCGTTTCCCTGGCAAGGGCAGTGATGAAGAAAGTGCCAAAATACATGGATTGATCTTGTATAAtcgaggaaaattttgaatcatGATTACATGATGACTTTACTTTTATGTGTAATTAAACCACAATAACTTGTTTGATTATTGGTATTGGTGATAAAACCCATGTTTATAAAAGTgcaatgtcacattttttttaaaaagatcacCTTCATTACATCAGAATCATAGAGACTCAccaaaaagctaaataaataaGGATAAAATAAACTGTTAAACGAGATAAAGGAGGAGAGTAACTTCATATCCATGTAATTACATGAAACTGATCTCATTAAACATATTGAAATTTGGATTGCATCATAAATTAATCAATTACACTTGAGTGATCACAATATAACATAAAATCTTCTGTATATTCTCCAAGCTAAACTCAAATATTCTCTTCAAATAAGTCAGGTATATTTGCCTTGAGTAAACCATGTGGATGGAGTTGTGCATGGTATCGGCTGCTCAGCTACTTGCTGTAAACACAAACCACGTGACCAACAGTCCTCACCGTCAGCAGCTTTGCGGCAGCGGGACGACTGACGGCTTAGCTGTAGAGGAAGTTAGCGGAGGCAGCCAGGCAGGCACCCGCGGTACTATGTAACCTACACGTACTGGATACATCCTTGCACTCAGAAAGAGGTACGTCTCGAAGTATAAACACAGCCAtgttcaaaagtataaagtgatCCAAAGATGAATTAGATGCCCGTGGGCGTGTTCTTGCAACGCCTGTTAGCTTCGATCAGGCTACAAACAAGCCTAGGCCCCAGCTAGCACGACCTAGTTAGCATGCTTGATATATTCCTTTATAATATTGTACATTGTGCATGTTTTGATGTTGTTTCTAGAACGACTCCGCGTATCTAACCGGTTGCTATGGTAACGTCGGGGCATCCGTGTAGGTTTACTAGATTAGGGATCGGAGGAATAGCAAACTTCATCTTCAGGTCATCTTTAGCTTGCTAACGTATATGAGCTATAGTTGCAGACTGATATTAGCAACGCGTGCAGTAACGATCGGGAAATTAATTAGTCGTCCCTTTGGAGATCTAGTCAAAATGAGGATCGTATTACATTTGTCTATTGATACTCATCTTAACTACtatcacataaatatatattctacGTTATTTCATGCTTAATACATCCAATTTGGCCTGGTAGAACTTGTGTACACGCTAGGTTCAAACTTAAATTGTTGATTTGCATCTGGTATTTGCCAAAATCCAGAACGATCCATCAATATTGACTCAACATTTTAATTTGCTATTGCACTCCGGCATCTGAAGTGAAAAAGCATGTAAAACACAGTAAACAACTTGCTAAATACTCGCACCACTAATGGAGTCGTCATTGAATTGCATTATGGTACAAATTCCCCGTTGACCCTCACTTGTTTACATTATTTGCatcttacaacaacaacaactcttcACGTTTACTTACATGCTTTCTGTCTTGATGATGTCCACTTGTTGCATTTACATGCCACTTAAACAAGGTAGTAAGTACTACTTTTGTTGCACCCATGCAGGAAGGCAGCAGCATTCATGGATGTTGTGGACACTTTTAACGTTTTAATACCAAGTGACCAGTTAGATGACACCCTTCTAATAGGTCAAAATTTGGAATGTGAAGCCAGTAATGAGTTTGGAACAGGACCTTGCCTTGAAGATTCTCTCAAGAACATGCTGAGTGACACAGATCCCATGTTTGGATGCGCAACTTCTCAGTTTAACCTGCTGGACAATGAGGAGGCCACTTTTCCCATCACAGGCTCAGCAGGTACGTTTTCCATCACAACAGGACAtgcaatacacaaaaaaatatcaaagttaAGTCTCAGGTGTTATATTTTTCAGTCAGTGGTGGCTTAATAGTAAACGGATCATACTAGTatgattataataaaaaaatgtgtctttttcttGTGCATGACTATTTCCTTGTTCATTTACCTACCTGTACACTTACCTCAGATATCAGTGGTGGTCCAACATCTACCGGCATTGGTGGAAACCTATCGGAGACCAATCCGGTCAGAATCAAGAAACCTGTAGGCAGACCCAAGAAACGTCCATGTAATGTGCAATTAGGTAAGATCCAAGTTTATCTTTTGTCTTATTTGCCACGTTGGAAGAGATTAAGAGAGACGTGGTGATGTGTTTGTCATCTTGATACAGATTCCAGTGATGGTCAAGAGCCTGCCAAGGTTACCACAAACACTGGACCCAGAGGACGACCTGGAAGGAAGTTTTCCAACAGATTACAGAAAGCTTTTATTATAAAGAAAGGAGTTAAAGGCGTGCAGTTGAAGAAAGAACTAACTCTGGGCGGACGCATCAATATCAACGATATTGAGGGTGGATTATGGTTAAAACCTTCTGTTGTATTGAAAAGACTGACGGTCACCATTGGAGGATTCAAGATTGAACTTCTTCCCGGGCCATCGTATTTGGAGGATTCCGAAGCTAACCTTGACAATAGTTTGTCCTACGGTGCAGATATTGAGTATCCCGTGTTGCCAGATGACGGCATCTCCACACAGCCTCCTGTGGCCGAGGAAGTCAAAGATCAGGATGTAACAGAGAAGATGTGTGTTGATGAAACACTACTTGCATCAGGTCCTTATGTAAACCCTAATGATGTT
The nucleotide sequence above comes from Stigmatopora nigra isolate UIUO_SnigA chromosome 12, RoL_Snig_1.1, whole genome shotgun sequence. Encoded proteins:
- the LOC144205592 gene encoding isoaspartyl peptidase/L-asparaginase; this encodes MSAVIVVHGGAWAIPNDLGKASVDGVKASAREGFAVLQKNGTALDAVESAVRALEDNTVLNAGHGATPNTDGEVEMDALIVDGKTLACDAVSSVKNIANPVSLARAVMKKVPKYMD